A genomic region of uncultured Paludibaculum sp. contains the following coding sequences:
- a CDS encoding zinc ribbon domain-containing protein, producing the protein MRLPSILRDTEEVEGYCTCGAKLLPDSQFCHRCGRPLRDDVGVAEEPEATPGEAVAEVPPVVKPEFVQIIAPAPADISFRNGTAVRVGFLAAAIVQLLMTLAATVAGPIAMPIVLCAGGYYAVFLYRRRTGAGLTVANGARMGWITGVFTFVITTVFFTLGMAALAGSNQLMQAYKESAAGFGLPPDAAAKLQKVMEDPAAFGLSIVFTLILQFFLLTVLCSAGGALCAKLNQNRKV; encoded by the coding sequence TTGCGGCTGCCATCGATACTACGGGACACTGAAGAGGTGGAAGGCTACTGCACCTGCGGGGCGAAGCTCCTGCCGGATTCTCAATTCTGTCATCGCTGTGGCCGCCCGTTGCGAGACGACGTCGGTGTGGCGGAAGAACCGGAGGCGACGCCGGGCGAGGCCGTGGCGGAGGTCCCGCCCGTCGTCAAGCCGGAGTTCGTCCAGATTATTGCGCCCGCGCCGGCGGATATCAGCTTTCGCAACGGCACGGCTGTAAGGGTAGGGTTTCTGGCGGCTGCCATCGTGCAATTGCTGATGACGCTGGCAGCGACGGTGGCAGGTCCGATCGCGATGCCGATCGTGTTGTGTGCCGGCGGCTACTATGCGGTGTTCCTCTACCGGCGCCGGACGGGCGCGGGTCTGACGGTAGCCAACGGCGCGCGGATGGGCTGGATCACCGGTGTGTTCACGTTTGTGATTACCACCGTATTCTTCACACTGGGCATGGCGGCGCTGGCCGGCAGCAATCAGTTGATGCAAGCCTACAAGGAAAGTGCGGCCGGGTTTGGACTGCCGCCCGACGCAGCCGCGAAGCTCCAAAAGGTGATGGAGGATCCCGCGGCCTTCGGGCTGTCGATTGTATTCACGCTGATCCTGCAGTTCTTCCTGTTGACAGTGCTGTGCTCAGCGGGCGGCGCGCTGTGCGCGAAGCTGAACCAGAACCGGAAGGTTTAG
- a CDS encoding pyridoxal-phosphate dependent enzyme — MASVTIDEIRAAAVRIAPIARKTPVWTSGSFDRRSGCEVFFKCENLQKGGAFKIRGASNFLYSMTPEQRALGVVGFSSGNHAQAVAIAARKLGVKATLIMPDDAPKSKLAATRANGANVITYDRLKESREAIGRKISEETGAMLVPPFDHPWIVAGAGTCALELLEQAPTLDALVVCLGGGGLLAGSAIAAKALKPSIRIFGVEPELGNDYWLSRREGKPVEIDSPATIADGLRTTKPGALTFPIIQELVEDVLLVTEDEIKETTKFVMTRMKLLVEPSGVVGASAVLHGKLPKELRRIGVILSGGNVDLEVLATL, encoded by the coding sequence ATGGCGTCCGTGACGATCGACGAAATACGCGCGGCGGCGGTGCGCATCGCGCCCATCGCCCGCAAGACGCCGGTGTGGACCTCGGGCAGCTTCGATCGGCGTTCCGGCTGCGAAGTCTTCTTCAAGTGCGAGAACCTCCAGAAGGGCGGAGCCTTCAAGATTCGAGGGGCGTCCAACTTCCTCTATTCCATGACACCGGAGCAGCGCGCTCTGGGTGTGGTGGGCTTCTCTTCCGGCAATCATGCGCAGGCCGTGGCCATCGCCGCCCGTAAGCTCGGCGTGAAGGCCACGCTCATCATGCCAGACGATGCGCCTAAGTCGAAACTGGCGGCCACGCGAGCCAACGGCGCCAACGTCATCACCTACGACCGGCTGAAGGAATCGCGTGAAGCCATCGGTCGCAAGATCTCCGAAGAGACCGGAGCCATGCTGGTTCCGCCCTTCGATCATCCCTGGATCGTCGCCGGAGCCGGCACCTGCGCTCTGGAACTGCTGGAACAGGCGCCGACATTGGATGCGCTAGTGGTCTGCCTCGGCGGAGGCGGACTCCTGGCCGGATCCGCAATCGCAGCCAAGGCCCTGAAGCCCTCCATCCGCATCTTCGGAGTGGAACCCGAACTAGGCAACGACTACTGGCTCTCGCGGCGCGAGGGCAAACCGGTAGAGATCGACTCGCCGGCAACCATCGCCGACGGCCTGCGCACCACCAAACCCGGAGCGCTCACCTTCCCCATCATCCAGGAACTGGTGGAGGACGTCCTGCTGGTGACGGAGGACGAGATCAAGGAGACAACGAAGTTCGTCATGACGCGCATGAAGTTGCTGGTAGAGCCCAGCGGCGTGGTAGGCGCCTCGGCCGTACTCCACGGCAAACTGCCCAAGGAACTGCGCCGCATCGGAGTGATCCTCAGCGGCGGCAATGTGGATCTGGAGGTATTAGCGACTTTATGA
- the uvrA gene encoding excinuclease ABC subunit UvrA, whose product MIKSITVHGARMHNLKNISVEIPRNTLTVITGLSGSGKSSLAFDTIYAEGQRRYVETLSPYARQFLDQMERPEVDSIDGLSPAISIEQKTTNRSPRSTVGTITEIYDYLRLLWSSIGIPHCPNCGTPISRQTTQQILENILALRQDDRIMILAPVARGRKGEYKKELEKYARAGFVRARIDGVLRSLDEEIALDKRKNHTIEVVVDRLLLKPGLEKRLEASIETATKLANGLVTVVVVNGPSGESERLYSQKMACPDCGESVPEIEPRSFSFNSPYGACEACHGLGNSWTFDPIKVIVDSSKPLFDGGLGPGGSSAMMQQAVAEAAKKLKINIAKPFDELTPKNQQALLYGATGFPGIIKILERAFEDYSEGYREYLMEYMSATACETCHGQRLRPSSLAVKVKGMGIADFTGMPIARALPAAREWELTPREQQIGARIVEEIRNRLEFLTAVGVDYLSLERSAATLSGGEAQRIRLATQIGSKLRGVLYVLDEPSIGLHPRDNEKLLDTLARLRDIGNTVLVVEHDQETIERADYVIDLGPGAGRLGGYLVAAGTPKQIAANKDSLTGQYMSGTRSVEIPEFRRPGNGNKLVLRGAREHNLKELDVEFPLGTLMVITGVSGSGKSTLIHDLLYRSISQFLYNSKAKPGNYDKLEGLAHIDKVVEIDQSPIGRSPRSNPATYTGVFTPIREIFAMLPESRERGYKPGRFSFNVKGGRCEACQGDGMKRIEMNFLPDVFVPCDVCRGRRYNSETLQVKFNGVSIADLLETTVEDALVLLHNIPQIKQKLQTLVDVGLGYLHLGQSSTTLSGGEAQRIKLGRELSRRQTGKTLYILDEPTTGLHFEDVRRLLDVLNQLVDLGNTVLVIEHHTDVIKSADWIIDLGPEGGEKGGTIVATGTPEQVVKNRRSHTARALEKVLKNGKAG is encoded by the coding sequence ATGATCAAGAGCATCACCGTGCACGGGGCGCGGATGCACAACCTGAAGAATATCAGCGTCGAGATCCCCCGCAACACGCTGACCGTGATTACCGGACTCAGCGGTTCCGGCAAATCTTCGCTGGCCTTCGACACGATTTACGCCGAGGGGCAGCGGAGGTACGTCGAGACTCTTTCGCCGTATGCTCGCCAGTTTCTCGACCAGATGGAGCGGCCCGAAGTGGACTCCATCGACGGGCTCAGCCCGGCCATCTCCATCGAGCAGAAGACGACGAACCGCAGCCCCCGGTCGACGGTTGGGACCATCACGGAGATCTACGACTACCTGCGGTTGCTTTGGTCGTCGATAGGGATACCGCACTGCCCCAACTGCGGAACGCCCATCTCCAGGCAGACGACCCAGCAGATTCTCGAAAACATCCTGGCGCTGCGGCAGGACGACCGCATCATGATCCTGGCTCCGGTGGCGCGAGGCCGCAAGGGCGAGTACAAGAAAGAATTGGAAAAATACGCGCGCGCCGGGTTCGTTCGGGCGCGGATCGACGGCGTACTGCGCTCGCTGGACGAAGAGATCGCTCTCGACAAGCGGAAAAATCACACCATCGAAGTGGTCGTGGATCGCCTGCTGTTGAAACCGGGGCTGGAGAAGCGCCTGGAGGCGTCCATCGAAACGGCTACCAAGCTGGCGAACGGACTGGTGACCGTGGTGGTCGTCAACGGACCTTCCGGCGAGAGCGAGCGGCTGTACTCCCAGAAGATGGCCTGCCCCGATTGCGGCGAATCGGTGCCCGAGATCGAACCGCGGTCCTTCTCCTTCAACAGCCCCTATGGCGCCTGCGAGGCGTGCCACGGACTGGGTAATTCCTGGACCTTCGATCCCATCAAGGTCATCGTGGATTCGTCGAAGCCGCTGTTCGATGGCGGACTCGGCCCCGGCGGCAGTTCCGCCATGATGCAGCAGGCGGTGGCCGAGGCGGCCAAGAAGCTCAAGATCAACATTGCCAAGCCCTTCGACGAACTGACGCCGAAAAACCAGCAGGCGCTGCTCTATGGCGCCACCGGCTTCCCCGGGATCATCAAGATTCTGGAGCGGGCCTTCGAGGACTACAGCGAGGGCTACCGGGAATACCTGATGGAGTACATGTCGGCGACGGCCTGTGAGACCTGTCACGGGCAACGCCTCCGGCCGTCCAGCCTGGCGGTGAAGGTGAAGGGCATGGGCATCGCCGATTTCACCGGCATGCCGATCGCCCGGGCCCTGCCGGCCGCGCGCGAGTGGGAACTCACCCCGAGAGAGCAGCAAATCGGCGCCCGGATTGTGGAAGAGATCCGGAATCGCCTGGAGTTTCTCACCGCTGTGGGGGTGGACTACCTCTCGTTGGAACGTTCCGCAGCGACGCTCTCCGGCGGCGAAGCCCAGCGTATCCGGCTGGCAACGCAAATCGGCTCGAAGCTGCGCGGCGTGCTGTATGTGCTCGACGAGCCATCGATCGGGCTCCATCCGAGAGACAACGAAAAGCTGCTGGATACTCTGGCGCGTTTGCGCGATATCGGCAACACCGTGCTAGTGGTGGAGCACGACCAGGAGACGATTGAGCGCGCCGACTATGTGATCGACCTGGGTCCCGGAGCGGGTCGCCTGGGCGGTTATCTCGTGGCGGCCGGGACTCCGAAGCAGATCGCGGCGAACAAGGACTCGTTGACGGGCCAGTACATGAGCGGCACGCGGTCGGTGGAAATCCCCGAGTTTCGCCGGCCGGGCAACGGCAACAAACTGGTTCTGCGCGGCGCCAGGGAGCACAACCTGAAGGAACTGGACGTCGAGTTCCCGCTGGGTACGCTGATGGTGATCACGGGGGTGAGCGGCAGCGGCAAGTCGACGCTGATCCACGACCTCCTGTATCGCTCCATTTCGCAGTTTCTCTACAACAGCAAGGCGAAGCCAGGGAACTACGACAAACTGGAAGGGCTCGCCCACATCGACAAAGTGGTAGAGATTGACCAGTCGCCCATCGGACGGTCACCACGATCGAATCCCGCGACCTACACCGGTGTCTTTACGCCGATTCGCGAGATCTTCGCCATGCTGCCGGAGTCGAGGGAGCGCGGCTACAAGCCGGGCCGGTTCAGCTTCAACGTAAAGGGTGGACGGTGCGAAGCGTGCCAGGGCGACGGCATGAAGCGGATCGAAATGAACTTTTTGCCGGACGTTTTCGTGCCCTGCGACGTGTGCCGGGGGCGGCGGTACAACTCAGAAACGCTCCAGGTGAAGTTCAACGGAGTGTCCATCGCCGATCTGCTGGAAACCACGGTGGAAGATGCCCTGGTGTTGCTGCACAACATCCCGCAGATCAAACAGAAGCTGCAAACGCTGGTAGACGTAGGGTTAGGCTACCTTCACCTGGGCCAGAGCTCCACCACGTTATCGGGCGGCGAGGCGCAGCGCATCAAGCTGGGCCGCGAACTGTCCCGCCGTCAGACAGGTAAAACGTTGTATATCCTGGACGAGCCGACGACAGGTCTGCATTTCGAGGACGTCCGGCGGCTGCTGGACGTGTTGAACCAACTGGTGGATCTCGGCAACACGGTGCTGGTGATTGAACACCATACGGACGTGATCAAGTCGGCGGATTGGATCATAGACCTCGGACCTGAAGGCGGCGAAAAGGGCGGAACGATTGTGGCGACTGGAACCCCCGAGCAGGTGGTGAAGAACCGCCGCAGCCACACGGCGCGCGCGCTTGAAAAAGTCCTGAAAAACGGCAAAGCTGGTTGA
- a CDS encoding class I SAM-dependent methyltransferase yields the protein MKPRPPVTASVRFREKASELKELPLDKVFTTIHDTNLWGADESVSGLGSEDSATLRLREELPKLLADLGAKTLLDIPCGDFGWLSKADLPIRRYIGADLVETLVQANRAKFAGQPGKEFLRLDLCSDELPRADVVFCRDCLVHLSLENVRRAVANLKRSGSTWLLTTTFLECERNDDILNGDWRMLNFELEPFRWPAPVRVLVEGCTESGGGYEDKALGLWKLADL from the coding sequence ATGAAACCCCGTCCCCCCGTCACAGCCAGTGTCCGCTTTCGCGAGAAGGCCTCGGAACTCAAGGAACTCCCCCTCGACAAGGTCTTCACGACCATCCACGACACGAACCTCTGGGGTGCGGACGAATCCGTCTCCGGTCTCGGTTCGGAAGACTCCGCCACGCTTCGACTGCGTGAGGAACTGCCCAAACTTCTCGCCGATCTCGGTGCCAAAACACTCCTCGACATCCCCTGCGGTGACTTCGGCTGGCTGAGCAAGGCCGATCTGCCCATCAGGCGTTACATCGGCGCGGATCTGGTCGAAACACTCGTGCAAGCCAACCGCGCAAAGTTCGCTGGTCAGCCGGGCAAGGAGTTCCTCCGCCTCGATCTCTGCAGTGACGAACTGCCGCGCGCCGACGTCGTTTTCTGCCGCGACTGCCTGGTTCACCTTTCCCTGGAGAACGTGCGGCGGGCCGTCGCCAACCTGAAGCGTAGCGGCTCCACCTGGCTGCTCACCACCACGTTCCTGGAGTGCGAACGCAACGACGACATCCTGAACGGTGACTGGCGCATGTTGAACTTCGAATTGGAGCCCTTCCGCTGGCCGGCTCCGGTCCGCGTTCTCGTGGAGGGCTGCACCGAGTCCGGCGGGGGCTATGAAGACAAGGCCCTGGGCCTCTGGAAACTCGCCGATCTGTAG
- a CDS encoding D-2-hydroxyacid dehydrogenase: MTLTNGRGVFARSLGEFAITGMLWFAKDIRRMRRQHRERRWEKFTVTELHGATLGIIGHGAIGRATASLANAFGMFVHGIGRRHSREEFETILKKSDYLLVGAPLTPETRGLIGERELRMMKPEAVLINLGRGPVVDEPALLHTLRENWIRGAVLDVFDEEPLPEDHPLWALDNVLLSPHCSDNTATWLYEAMELFLENYTLFAAGEPLKNITDKKAGY; the protein is encoded by the coding sequence GTGACTCTGACGAATGGCCGCGGAGTCTTCGCCCGCTCGCTGGGCGAATTCGCCATCACCGGCATGCTCTGGTTCGCCAAGGACATCCGCCGCATGCGCCGCCAGCATCGTGAGCGCCGCTGGGAGAAGTTCACCGTCACGGAGCTGCACGGCGCAACGCTGGGCATCATCGGCCATGGCGCCATCGGACGTGCCACCGCATCATTGGCCAACGCCTTCGGGATGTTCGTCCACGGCATCGGCCGACGCCATTCGCGCGAAGAGTTCGAAACGATTCTGAAGAAGTCGGACTACCTGTTGGTAGGGGCGCCTCTGACACCTGAGACCCGCGGCCTGATCGGCGAACGCGAACTCCGCATGATGAAGCCCGAGGCGGTGCTCATCAACCTCGGCCGCGGACCCGTTGTCGATGAACCCGCGCTGCTGCACACCCTGCGTGAAAACTGGATTCGCGGCGCCGTGCTGGACGTTTTCGACGAAGAACCGCTGCCCGAGGATCATCCCCTCTGGGCGCTCGACAACGTCCTGCTCTCCCCCCACTGCTCCGACAACACGGCCACCTGGCTGTATGAGGCCATGGAACTCTTTCTCGAAAACTACACCCTGTTCGCAGCGGGCGAACCACTCAAGAACATCACCGACAAGAAGGCGGGCTATTGA
- the mtnA gene encoding S-methyl-5-thioribose-1-phosphate isomerase, producing the protein MVETIQWTDAGVVMIDQTRLPRVEAFVTCTTYEEMAHAIKTMVIRGAPAIGVAAAMGVALGVLKADPAKLDAEFEVICSTLAATRPTAVNLFWAIDRMKKLYATLQGQPIEALREAMVKEAKLVYLEDIAINEAIGAHGAPLVPDGKTVLTHCNAGALATAGFGTALGVIRAAVNAGKNIDVYADETRPFLQGARLTVWELQQDNIPVKLITDNMAGHFLKSGRIGCVVVGADRIARNGDVANKVGTYGVAVLAKENGVPFYVAAPISTLDLTLDSGDQIPIEQRPSTEVTEVFGVPVAPENTEVENPAFDVTPNRYVAGIITEKGVARPPYEESLTRLAQE; encoded by the coding sequence ATGGTTGAGACCATTCAATGGACCGATGCCGGCGTGGTGATGATTGACCAGACGCGGCTGCCGAGGGTGGAGGCGTTTGTCACCTGCACCACATACGAAGAAATGGCTCATGCCATCAAGACGATGGTCATTCGGGGCGCTCCAGCGATTGGCGTCGCAGCTGCGATGGGCGTCGCGTTGGGTGTGCTGAAGGCCGATCCGGCGAAGCTGGACGCCGAATTCGAAGTGATCTGTTCGACGCTCGCCGCGACGCGACCCACGGCTGTCAATCTGTTCTGGGCGATCGACCGGATGAAGAAACTCTACGCCACGTTGCAGGGCCAGCCGATCGAAGCGCTGCGCGAAGCGATGGTCAAGGAAGCGAAGCTGGTCTACCTCGAGGACATCGCAATCAACGAGGCGATTGGCGCGCATGGAGCTCCGCTGGTTCCGGACGGGAAGACGGTGTTGACGCACTGCAATGCGGGCGCGCTAGCGACGGCGGGATTCGGCACGGCGCTGGGTGTGATTCGCGCGGCGGTGAATGCCGGCAAGAACATCGACGTATACGCCGATGAGACGCGGCCGTTCCTGCAAGGCGCGCGTTTGACGGTGTGGGAGCTGCAGCAGGACAACATCCCGGTCAAGCTGATCACCGACAACATGGCTGGCCATTTTCTAAAGAGCGGCCGGATCGGTTGCGTGGTGGTGGGTGCGGACCGCATTGCCCGCAACGGCGACGTCGCGAACAAGGTTGGGACCTACGGCGTGGCCGTGCTCGCCAAGGAGAACGGGGTTCCGTTCTATGTGGCCGCGCCGATCTCGACGCTGGATCTGACGCTGGACAGCGGCGACCAGATCCCGATTGAACAGCGGCCGAGCACGGAAGTAACGGAAGTTTTTGGCGTGCCCGTGGCGCCGGAGAATACGGAGGTGGAGAACCCCGCGTTCGATGTGACACCCAACCGATATGTGGCGGGCATCATCACCGAAAAGGGCGTCGCACGTCCACCCTATGAGGAGAGCCTCACCCGGCTGGCCCAGGAATAA
- a CDS encoding type II CAAX endopeptidase family protein has translation MTQPQTMPPDEAPRPSQPFWSWIDAALVFTLAVPCLFLSALLSKGLFALASSPPSDAAKAITLQFVAYVLWFGVLILLLKIRYDEPFWPSLGWRVPWPGMGPTLFAGPFLVFAVAILGQLLHTPVIDNSIEKMLHGRMSILLVGFFASTLGPLAEELIFRGFLQPLMIRTFGIAAGILFSSLPFALLHGPQYSWSWQHIVLLVLASSVFGFTRHRTGSTAASTLVHATYNLTFFAGFLLQRKELFS, from the coding sequence ATGACGCAGCCGCAGACCATGCCGCCGGACGAGGCTCCGCGTCCCTCGCAGCCGTTCTGGTCGTGGATCGATGCGGCGCTTGTGTTCACGCTGGCCGTGCCCTGTTTGTTCTTGTCAGCGCTGCTGAGCAAGGGATTGTTCGCTTTAGCGTCCAGTCCGCCCAGCGATGCGGCGAAGGCGATCACCCTGCAGTTCGTCGCTTATGTGCTCTGGTTTGGAGTTCTGATCCTGCTGCTGAAGATCCGGTACGACGAGCCATTCTGGCCATCGCTGGGGTGGAGAGTGCCCTGGCCGGGGATGGGACCCACGCTCTTTGCCGGCCCGTTCCTGGTGTTTGCCGTCGCAATTCTGGGCCAGTTGTTGCACACTCCGGTGATCGACAACTCGATTGAGAAGATGCTGCACGGGCGGATGTCGATCCTCCTGGTTGGGTTCTTTGCCAGCACGCTGGGTCCGCTGGCGGAGGAGTTGATCTTCCGCGGGTTCCTGCAGCCGCTGATGATCAGGACGTTTGGTATTGCGGCGGGGATTCTATTCAGCAGCCTGCCGTTCGCGCTGCTCCACGGCCCACAGTATTCCTGGAGTTGGCAGCACATCGTGCTGCTGGTTCTCGCTTCGAGTGTCTTTGGCTTCACGCGTCATCGCACTGGTTCGACGGCCGCGTCGACGCTGGTGCATGCTACCTACAACCTCACGTTTTTCGCGGGATTCCTGCTTCAAAGGAAGGAACTGTTTTCCTAA
- a CDS encoding TlpA disulfide reductase family protein, whose amino-acid sequence MKQLLLFFVLTLSAFAGPLSGKRVASFTLADATGKYYDVLDFRGKVLLIDIMKTNCPHCQALSRTLEQVKAKYGDKLAVLSIVNPPDDPKTVSAYIATYKVTNPVLFDFGQATAAMLRITPQNPSISLPTLLIVDAQGIVRSDLVYSDSQSGSFAANGLTSLIDKALGAAAAAPKKK is encoded by the coding sequence ATGAAACAACTACTGCTTTTCTTCGTGCTCACGCTGAGCGCATTTGCCGGACCGCTAAGCGGCAAGCGCGTGGCCAGCTTTACCTTGGCCGATGCCACGGGCAAGTACTACGACGTGCTCGATTTTCGCGGCAAAGTGCTGCTGATCGACATCATGAAGACGAATTGCCCGCACTGCCAGGCGCTGTCGCGGACTCTGGAGCAGGTGAAGGCGAAGTACGGCGACAAGTTGGCCGTATTGTCGATCGTGAATCCGCCGGATGATCCCAAGACGGTTTCGGCCTATATCGCCACCTACAAGGTGACGAACCCAGTGTTGTTCGACTTCGGGCAGGCGACAGCGGCGATGCTGAGGATCACGCCACAGAATCCGAGCATCAGCCTACCCACTCTGCTGATTGTCGATGCGCAGGGGATTGTGCGGTCGGATCTGGTGTATTCCGACTCACAGAGTGGGAGCTTCGCGGCCAATGGGCTAACTTCCCTAATCGACAAAGCCCTAGGTGCAGCGGCTGCTGCTCCAAAGAAGAAGTAG